AAGAATTCAACACAACCGTGGGAAAAGAGAAAGGAATTGTCGTTGAGGCAGTCTATCAAGGCAAGTCGAATGATGTCCTGACCAAGACCAAGGCCCTGTTGCAAAAAGACAGCCATGGCAGTCTGCCGGACCTTGTCCAGCTCGATGCCTCGGGGGTCCTTGATGTACGCGACAGCGAGTATCTTATCGATATGGAAGATCTTGCCAAGGCAGATTCCTATGACTTGAACCAGATTCTTTCAGCCTGCAGGCTTTCGGTTACCTATAAGGGAAAGATGATTGCAATGCCCTTTAACAGTTCAACGATTCTCCTGTATTACAACAAGACCGCTTTTGATGAAGCAGGGATTTCCAGTGCACCAAAAACCCTTGATGAACTGGCAGTAGTTGCACAAAAACTAGTGGTACATGATGCCAAAGGAAAAGTCACTCGCTACGGCATTGCAAATGTCCCGACTACCTACGAATTGTGCGTATGGTTGGGCCAGCAGAACGGGCTGAGCTATATCACCGACGAACAAAACGGTCATACAGGGACTCCTTCCAAGGTCGTGTTCGATGAAAACGGTACAATGGAAACCTTTTTGAAGAAATGGAAGGCTCTGTATCAGACGGGAGCCTTGGAAAACCTCACCAGCGATGTCAACTCGGAATTTGCCAGTGGAAAAGTGGCGATGATGGCAGCCTCTACCAGCAAACTCACAACTGTCATGCAAATGGTAGGAGACAGGTTTGAACTGGGAGTGGCAAGCCTTCCCATGGTTAATGAACAGGCAACCGGGGGAGTAAATGTCGGAGGAGGGGCAATCTATGCCTTTGACAATGGAGCGGGCAACAGCGAAGCTGCCTGGGAATTCGTAAAGTTTGCAACCTCGGGCGAACAACAGCTTGCCTGGCATATTGCCACCGGATATTTCCCCGTCAATGCAAAGACCTATAGTGAAGAGGCTTTCCTCACTTACAACAAGGAAAACCCTTTGTTTGGAGTTGCGATCAAGCAGCTGCAGGACAGCAACCCTCTTGTTCAGGGAGTCTGGGTCCCTAGTGCCTACCAGATCTATTATGCGTTCCAGAGCGGAATATTGAAGATGCTCACAGAAGACAAGGGAGAGAGGGAAACCACTGAAGCCATCGCGAAAGAAATCAACGGATATCTAAGCGACTATGCAAGGGCGAACCCGTAATAGGTGAGAAACAAAGAACCCGTCCTTTTCATTGAAGGACGGGTTTTTTCTATTGTTCCTTGAACCGGCACCGGTCTTGGAAGGAGCAAGTGTGGCACCCAAGTCCCGGGCACTGCTGGAAGTCATCGTTGGTCTCCAACTGCCTGATGTGCCAGGACAGGTCGTCAACGCGTCTTTCCAACTTGGATTTGCGTTCCAGCGATTCACTTAGTTTGCCCCGATATTGCCTTAGCAGTTCATTGCGCCGCTTTTCACCGGTGGAATCAGTTTCACCCATCAAGACGATTGCCTTTATCTCAGTTAAGGTGAAATCCAATTCTTTCAGTTCCGTGATACGTTTCAGATAGAC
The sequence above is a segment of the Sphaerochaeta pleomorpha str. Grapes genome. Coding sequences within it:
- a CDS encoding ABC transporter substrate-binding protein, encoding MKKNLLLLALVAILASCSLFAQGQKEPVQSIKTITWWHSNSGLLQTAAEKMVQEFNTTVGKEKGIVVEAVYQGKSNDVLTKTKALLQKDSHGSLPDLVQLDASGVLDVRDSEYLIDMEDLAKADSYDLNQILSACRLSVTYKGKMIAMPFNSSTILLYYNKTAFDEAGISSAPKTLDELAVVAQKLVVHDAKGKVTRYGIANVPTTYELCVWLGQQNGLSYITDEQNGHTGTPSKVVFDENGTMETFLKKWKALYQTGALENLTSDVNSEFASGKVAMMAASTSKLTTVMQMVGDRFELGVASLPMVNEQATGGVNVGGGAIYAFDNGAGNSEAAWEFVKFATSGEQQLAWHIATGYFPVNAKTYSEEAFLTYNKENPLFGVAIKQLQDSNPLVQGVWVPSAYQIYYAFQSGILKMLTEDKGERETTEAIAKEINGYLSDYARANP
- a CDS encoding MerR family transcriptional regulator, with translation MQEEKYRIGDLARKCNVTVRAIRYYESLGLLKTRSRSDGGQRYYSDADAVYLKRITELKELDFTLTEIKAIVLMGETDSTGEKRRNELLRQYRGKLSESLERKSKLERRVDDLSWHIRQLETNDDFQQCPGLGCHTCSFQDRCRFKEQ